The Blastococcus sp. HT6-4 genome window below encodes:
- a CDS encoding NAD(P)/FAD-dependent oxidoreductase, which produces MGTEHVDVLVVGAGLSGIGAACHLEVDRPGTTYAVLESRAAVGGTWDLFRYPGVRSDSDMFTLGYSFRPWAESKAIADGPAIRRYIEETAREYGVTERIRFHHRVLSAEWSSDDARWTVTAERTDTGATVTLTCSWLSVCSGYYRYDEGYRPHFEGEERFRGTLVHPQHWPEELDVSGKRVVVIGSGATAVTLVPTLAQQAAHVTMLQRTPSYVLSLPGRDPLALALRSRLPARLAYPIVRWKNVLTSTALYQLSRRRPALVRALVRRLTAKQLPAGVDVDTHFNPPYDPWDQRLCLVPDGDLFRSLRAGTASIATDRIRTFTEDGIELASGEHLAADVVVTATGLNLLPVGGMSITVGGRPVDLSETVSYKGMMISGVPNFTMVIGYTNASWTLKADLVNRYVCRLLDHLDAHGYVSATPVAPPEGADAPFLDLSAGYVQRSLGGLPKQGARTPWRLHQNYLRDVALMRRGPLADEGMTFQRPAAVATASDAQPSVA; this is translated from the coding sequence ATGGGGACCGAGCACGTGGACGTCCTGGTCGTCGGGGCCGGCCTCTCCGGGATCGGCGCCGCCTGCCACCTGGAGGTGGATCGGCCCGGCACCACCTACGCGGTCCTGGAGTCCCGCGCGGCCGTGGGCGGTACCTGGGACCTCTTCCGCTATCCGGGCGTCCGGTCGGACTCCGACATGTTCACCCTCGGCTACTCCTTCCGGCCGTGGGCGGAGTCGAAGGCGATCGCCGACGGTCCCGCGATCCGCCGGTACATCGAGGAGACCGCCCGCGAGTACGGCGTCACGGAGAGGATCCGGTTCCACCACCGGGTGCTCTCGGCCGAGTGGTCCAGCGACGACGCCCGGTGGACGGTGACCGCCGAGCGCACGGACACCGGCGCGACCGTGACGCTCACCTGCTCCTGGCTGTCGGTCTGCTCGGGCTACTACCGCTACGACGAGGGCTACCGGCCGCACTTCGAGGGCGAGGAGCGCTTCCGCGGGACGCTGGTGCACCCGCAGCACTGGCCCGAGGAGCTCGACGTCTCGGGCAAGCGGGTCGTGGTCATCGGCAGCGGGGCGACGGCGGTGACGCTCGTCCCCACCCTCGCCCAGCAGGCCGCTCACGTGACGATGCTGCAGCGGACACCCAGCTACGTGCTGTCCCTGCCCGGCCGCGACCCGCTGGCCCTGGCGCTGCGCTCGCGGCTGCCGGCCCGGCTCGCCTATCCGATCGTCCGGTGGAAGAACGTGCTCACGTCCACCGCGCTCTACCAGCTCAGCCGCCGTCGTCCCGCCCTGGTCCGTGCGCTCGTCCGCCGGCTCACCGCCAAGCAGTTGCCGGCCGGCGTCGACGTCGACACGCACTTCAACCCGCCCTACGACCCGTGGGACCAGCGGCTGTGCCTGGTGCCCGACGGCGATCTGTTCCGCAGCCTGCGCGCGGGCACGGCCTCGATCGCCACCGACCGGATCCGCACGTTCACCGAGGACGGCATCGAGCTCGCCTCGGGCGAGCACCTGGCGGCCGATGTCGTGGTGACCGCCACGGGGCTGAACCTGCTCCCGGTCGGCGGGATGAGCATCACCGTCGGCGGGCGGCCGGTCGACCTGTCCGAGACCGTCTCCTACAAGGGGATGATGATCTCCGGGGTGCCCAACTTCACCATGGTCATCGGCTACACGAACGCGTCCTGGACGCTGAAGGCCGACCTGGTCAACCGCTACGTGTGCCGGCTGCTGGACCACCTGGACGCCCACGGCTACGTCTCGGCCACGCCGGTCGCCCCGCCCGAGGGTGCGGACGCGCCGTTCCTGGACCTGTCCGCGGGCTACGTGCAGCGCAGCCTCGGGGGCCTGCCGAAGCAGGGGGCGCGGACCCCGTGGCGGCTGCACCAGAACTACCTGCGCGACGTCGCGCTCATGCGGCGCGGGCCGCTGGCGGACGAGGGCATGACCTTCCAGCGGCCGGCCGCCGTCGCCACCGCCTCGGACGCGCAGCCGTCGGTGGCGTGA
- a CDS encoding 50S ribosomal protein L11 methyltransferase: protein MDLPVPAAFVRAHTRPARPALVPEVELHVAADVVALWEAMATEQGYTATDPPFWAAVWPGGQALARYVLDHPELVAGRTVLDLGSGSGLVAVAAARAGATGVLASDVDPFALTAITVNAERNGTPGITPVGDVLGAPPPDVAVILAGDVCYDREMTDRVLPFLDAARGRGAEVLIGDPGRVYLPEDRLSALAVYEVPDTGSSPDHPAQLRRTTVWRLP, encoded by the coding sequence GTGGACCTCCCCGTTCCCGCCGCCTTCGTCCGCGCCCACACCCGCCCGGCCCGCCCCGCGCTGGTGCCCGAGGTGGAGCTCCACGTGGCCGCCGACGTGGTGGCCCTCTGGGAGGCGATGGCGACCGAGCAGGGGTACACCGCGACCGACCCGCCGTTCTGGGCCGCGGTCTGGCCGGGCGGTCAGGCGCTGGCCCGGTACGTGCTCGACCACCCGGAGCTGGTCGCCGGCCGCACGGTGCTGGATCTCGGGTCGGGCAGCGGGCTGGTGGCCGTCGCTGCCGCCCGGGCGGGGGCCACCGGCGTCCTGGCCAGCGACGTCGACCCCTTCGCGCTCACCGCGATCACCGTGAACGCGGAGCGGAACGGGACCCCGGGCATCACGCCCGTGGGAGACGTCCTGGGCGCCCCGCCGCCGGACGTGGCGGTGATCCTGGCCGGCGACGTCTGCTACGACCGGGAGATGACCGACCGCGTGCTGCCGTTCCTCGACGCCGCCCGCGGCCGGGGGGCGGAGGTGCTCATCGGCGATCCGGGCCGGGTGTACCTGCCGGAGGACCGGCTGAGCGCTCTGGCCGTCTACGAGGTCCCTGACACCGGGTCCTCGCCGGACCACCCCGCTCAGCTGCGCCGGACGACGGTGTGGCGGCTGCCCTGA
- a CDS encoding TetR/AcrR family transcriptional regulator — MSAPTENLPGAGRGRRPARPSGDDRELAILATAERLLGQRPLAAISVDDLARGAGISRPTFYFYFPSKDAVLLSLLDRVVAEADTAMREAFGSPAAGAREGWARAIAAYYETFRVHRALTVAWAEARSTSDEVRRLWSTVFEHWVQRSATAIDAERARGAAPPGLPARDLAVALTSMNERVLYATFSGDGPAVAEADVVEVLLGIWLPAVYGTATPD, encoded by the coding sequence ATGTCGGCGCCCACGGAGAACCTGCCCGGCGCCGGGCGCGGCCGTCGGCCGGCCCGGCCATCCGGCGACGACCGGGAGCTGGCGATCCTCGCCACGGCCGAGCGACTGCTCGGCCAGCGACCCCTGGCGGCGATCTCGGTCGACGACCTCGCGCGCGGCGCCGGGATCTCCCGGCCGACGTTCTACTTCTACTTCCCGTCCAAGGACGCGGTCCTGCTGTCGTTGCTCGACCGCGTCGTGGCCGAGGCCGACACGGCCATGCGCGAGGCCTTCGGCAGCCCGGCGGCCGGCGCACGGGAGGGCTGGGCGCGGGCGATCGCCGCCTACTACGAGACCTTCCGGGTCCACCGCGCGCTCACCGTGGCGTGGGCGGAGGCCCGCTCCACCAGCGACGAGGTGCGACGGCTCTGGTCGACGGTGTTCGAGCACTGGGTGCAGCGGTCCGCCACGGCGATCGACGCCGAGCGGGCCCGCGGCGCCGCGCCGCCCGGGCTGCCGGCCCGCGACCTCGCCGTCGCCCTGACCTCGATGAACGAGCGGGTGCTCTACGCGACCTTCAGCGGCGACGGCCCGGCGGTCGCCGAGGCCGACGTGGTCGAGGTCCTGC
- a CDS encoding transglycosylase SLT domain-containing protein, whose amino-acid sequence MNLRPTSFARAARTAGGRRRFVAGRRPALLLAVAAAGGLTASVLTSGGEPAAQAEPQLAPVSIAEQLGITADAAPADVAETAAGSLQPLAASRSERVAEQVAAAEAQAAADQAELDRRAAEEAARLEAEEAARRAAEEAARAEAARAAEAARAAEAARAAEAARAAEAARAAEVQAAAPRAGRAAPAPAAPAAPAAPAAPAGSIKGYAMQKVGGSEFTCLESLWGKESGWNPNAQNPRSTAYGIAQFLDSTWAGTGIAKTSDGYRQIDAGLIYINNRYGSPCGAWSHSQAKGWY is encoded by the coding sequence ATGAACCTTCGCCCCACCTCCTTCGCCCGCGCCGCGCGTACGGCCGGCGGCCGCCGCCGTTTCGTGGCGGGCCGCCGCCCCGCGCTGCTGCTGGCGGTCGCCGCCGCGGGCGGCCTGACGGCCAGCGTCCTCACCAGCGGCGGCGAGCCCGCTGCACAGGCGGAGCCGCAGCTGGCGCCGGTCAGCATCGCGGAGCAGCTGGGCATCACCGCCGACGCGGCTCCGGCCGATGTCGCCGAGACCGCGGCCGGCTCGCTCCAGCCGCTGGCCGCCAGCCGGAGCGAGCGCGTGGCCGAGCAGGTCGCGGCGGCCGAGGCGCAGGCTGCCGCCGACCAGGCCGAGCTGGACCGCCGCGCAGCCGAGGAGGCCGCCCGTCTCGAGGCGGAGGAGGCCGCCCGCCGTGCCGCCGAGGAGGCCGCACGGGCCGAGGCCGCCCGTGCCGCGGAGGCTGCGCGTGCCGCGGAGGCCGCCCGCGCCGCGGAGGCCGCCCGCGCCGCGGAGGCCGCCCGCGCTGCCGAGGTGCAGGCCGCCGCCCCCCGCGCCGGGCGTGCCGCGCCGGCACCGGCCGCCCCGGCCGCCCCGGCCGCGCCCGCCGCGCCTGCCGGGTCCATCAAGGGCTACGCCATGCAGAAGGTCGGCGGCAGCGAGTTCACCTGCCTGGAGAGCCTGTGGGGCAAGGAGAGCGGCTGGAACCCCAACGCGCAGAACCCGCGCAGCACCGCCTACGGCATCGCGCAGTTCCTCGACTCGACGTGGGCCGGTACCGGCATCGCCAAGACCTCCGACGGCTATCGCCAGATCGACGCCGGGCTGATCTACATCAACAACCGCTACGGCTCGCCGTGCGGCGCGTGGAGCCACTCCCAGGCGAAGGGCTGGTACTGA
- a CDS encoding SDR family NAD(P)-dependent oxidoreductase: protein MRPYAFAGGTAVVTGAASGIGEALAVQLAARGSHLVLLDRDTERLDGVAAGIRAAHPALQVTTYVVDLADEEATAAVARTLVAEHPGTTLLVNNAGVALGGRFDQVTVEEFEWVMAINVRAVVRLTHALLPVLKTRPGAHVVNVSSVFGIFAPAGQAAYSTSKFAVRGFSESLRHELADDGIGVTVVHPGGVRTRIAETARTGSGVSVEEYEEGRRQFARLLRMPPEQAAAKIVTAIEKRRPRLLIGWTATVPDVLVRLLPGTYWRLIARRAGRAGPPVA, encoded by the coding sequence ATGCGGCCCTACGCGTTCGCCGGCGGGACGGCGGTCGTCACCGGTGCGGCCAGCGGCATCGGCGAGGCGCTGGCGGTGCAGCTCGCCGCCCGCGGCAGCCACCTGGTCCTGCTCGACCGGGACACCGAGCGGCTGGACGGCGTCGCCGCGGGGATCCGGGCCGCGCACCCCGCGCTGCAGGTGACGACGTACGTCGTCGACCTGGCCGACGAGGAGGCGACGGCGGCGGTCGCGCGGACCCTCGTGGCCGAGCACCCCGGGACCACGCTCCTGGTGAACAACGCCGGGGTGGCGCTCGGCGGGCGGTTCGACCAGGTCACCGTCGAGGAGTTCGAGTGGGTGATGGCGATCAACGTCCGCGCCGTCGTCCGGCTGACCCATGCGCTGCTGCCGGTGCTCAAGACCCGTCCAGGCGCCCACGTCGTCAACGTCTCCAGCGTCTTCGGGATCTTCGCGCCCGCCGGTCAGGCCGCCTACTCGACGAGCAAGTTCGCGGTCCGCGGTTTCAGCGAGTCGCTCCGCCACGAGCTGGCCGACGACGGCATCGGGGTCACCGTGGTGCACCCCGGCGGCGTCCGGACCCGGATCGCGGAGACCGCCCGGACCGGTTCCGGGGTCTCGGTGGAGGAGTACGAGGAGGGCCGACGGCAGTTCGCCAGGCTCCTGCGCATGCCACCGGAGCAGGCCGCGGCGAAGATCGTGACGGCCATCGAGAAGCGCCGCCCGCGGTTGCTGATCGGCTGGACGGCGACGGTCCCCGATGTGCTGGTGCGGCTGCTGCCGGGGACCTACTGGCGGCTGATCGCCCGTCGCGCGGGGCGGGCGGGCCCACCGGTGGCCTGA